One genomic segment of Streptomyces sp. TLI_146 includes these proteins:
- a CDS encoding zinc-binding dehydrogenase, with protein sequence MFAAYAARIDRDQPLSGLELGERPAPEVRPGWSLIDVRAASLNHHDLWSLRGVGLGEDKLPMILGCDAAGIDQDGNEVVLHSVIGQTGHGVGPGEGRSILTEKYQGTFAEQVAVPTWNVLPKPKELSFAEAACLPTAWLTAYRMLFTNAGVRPGDSVLVQGAGGGVATAAIVLGKAAGLRVFATSRDEAKRKRAVELGALEAYEPGARLPQRVDAVIETVGAATWSHSVKSLKPGGTLVISGATSGDRPAHAELTRIFFLELKVVGSTMGTKEELEDLLAFCAATGVRPVIDEILPLDRAREGFEKIESGDVFGKIVLTTS encoded by the coding sequence ATGTTCGCCGCCTATGCCGCACGCATCGACCGTGACCAGCCGCTCTCCGGTCTGGAGTTGGGGGAGCGGCCCGCCCCCGAGGTACGTCCGGGCTGGTCCCTCATCGACGTCCGGGCGGCCTCGCTCAACCACCACGACCTGTGGTCGCTGCGCGGGGTCGGCCTGGGCGAGGACAAGCTGCCGATGATCCTGGGCTGCGACGCGGCCGGGATCGACCAGGACGGCAACGAGGTCGTCCTGCACTCCGTGATCGGCCAGACGGGCCACGGGGTGGGCCCGGGCGAGGGCCGCTCCATCCTCACCGAGAAGTACCAGGGCACCTTCGCCGAGCAGGTCGCCGTGCCGACCTGGAACGTGCTGCCCAAGCCCAAGGAGCTCAGCTTCGCGGAGGCCGCCTGTCTGCCGACCGCCTGGCTCACGGCGTACCGGATGCTCTTCACCAACGCGGGCGTACGGCCCGGCGACTCCGTGCTCGTGCAGGGCGCGGGCGGCGGGGTCGCGACCGCCGCGATCGTGCTGGGCAAGGCCGCCGGGCTGCGGGTCTTCGCTACCAGCCGCGACGAGGCCAAGCGGAAGCGGGCGGTCGAGCTGGGCGCCCTGGAGGCGTACGAGCCGGGCGCGCGGCTGCCGCAGCGGGTCGACGCGGTGATCGAGACCGTCGGCGCGGCCACCTGGTCGCACTCGGTCAAGTCGCTCAAGCCGGGCGGCACGCTGGTCATCTCCGGCGCCACCAGCGGCGACCGGCCCGCGCACGCCGAGCTCACCCGGATCTTCTTCCTGGAGCTGAAGGTGGTCGGCTCGACCATGGGCACCAAGGAGGAGCTGGAGGACCTGCTCGCGTTCTGCGCGGCGACGGGGGTACGGCCGGTCATCGACGAGATCCTGCCGCTCGACCGGGCGCGCGAGGGCTTCGAGAAGATCGAGTCCGGGGACGTCTTCGGGAAGATCGTGCTGACGACCTCTTGA
- the sodX gene encoding nickel-type superoxide dismutase maturation protease, with translation MTDQGREPRVPLGVAEVTGTSMVPTLLHGDQLLVHYGTELRAGDIAVLRHPLQQDLLIVKRLIELREGGWWVLGDNPDDEVVDSRAFGTVPCELVLGRVRGRYRPLTPGRQRSVGVLLSWLVSAVRPVFADRSVSRRLRAR, from the coding sequence ATGACGGATCAGGGGCGGGAGCCGAGGGTGCCGTTGGGGGTCGCGGAGGTGACCGGGACCTCCATGGTGCCGACCCTGCTCCACGGGGACCAGCTGCTGGTGCACTACGGGACCGAGCTGCGGGCGGGTGACATCGCCGTGCTGCGGCACCCGCTCCAGCAGGACCTGCTCATCGTCAAGCGGCTGATCGAGCTGCGCGAGGGCGGGTGGTGGGTGCTCGGCGACAACCCCGACGACGAGGTCGTCGACAGCCGGGCCTTCGGGACCGTGCCGTGCGAGCTGGTGCTCGGGCGGGTGCGCGGCCGCTACCGGCCGCTCACCCCCGGGCGTCAGCGCTCGGTCGGCGTGCTGCTGTCCTGGCTGGTCTCGGCGGTGCGGCCGGTGTTCGCCGACCGGTCGGTCTCCAGGCGCTTGCGCGCCCGGTAG
- a CDS encoding DUF1648 domain-containing protein → MKVSLNRVRYRLVAVAVLPFLLALAVDLLLFAVLRDRLPTRLATHFDGGGTADDYASRGAYVTVNIGLAAGLAAVWAVIAATADLAVRGVRWVIGAGYAAAGLTGYVMAAALYANLDADDGSEVRLPLWQLAAGLAVAALAAGAGALLLRLLALPPVVPPPAPARSSGSTSRRARWRAGPGAPRRGRCARSAWRCSSSAACSHTCTAGGGPPRRWRAGCSSSAAPVRT, encoded by the coding sequence ATGAAGGTTTCGCTGAACCGTGTCCGGTACCGCCTGGTGGCCGTCGCCGTGCTGCCGTTCCTGCTGGCGCTCGCCGTCGACCTGCTCCTCTTCGCCGTCCTGCGCGACCGGCTGCCGACGCGCCTGGCCACCCACTTCGACGGCGGCGGCACCGCCGACGACTATGCGAGCCGGGGCGCGTACGTGACGGTGAACATCGGCCTCGCGGCGGGTCTCGCCGCCGTCTGGGCGGTCATCGCGGCCACCGCGGACCTCGCGGTGCGCGGGGTGCGCTGGGTGATCGGCGCGGGATACGCGGCCGCGGGCCTGACCGGCTATGTGATGGCGGCCGCGCTGTACGCCAACCTCGACGCCGACGACGGCAGCGAGGTCCGGCTGCCGCTGTGGCAGCTCGCGGCGGGCCTCGCGGTGGCGGCGCTGGCCGCGGGCGCCGGGGCGCTGCTGCTGCGCCTGCTCGCCCTGCCCCCGGTCGTCCCGCCCCCGGCCCCGGCGCGGTCGAGCGGCTCGACCTCGCGGAGGGCGAGGTGGCGGGCTGGGCCAGGCGCGCCCCGTCGCGGACGCTGTGCGCGGTCGGCGTGGCGCTGCTCGTCGTCGGCGGCGTGCTCACATACGTGTACGGCTGGGGGCGGGCCGCCGCGCCGCTGGCGTGCGGGCTGCTCATCCTCGGCTGCTCCTGTCCGTACGTGA
- a CDS encoding ABC transporter substrate-binding protein, which yields MTASTTRRTTAASSRIAAVGAIAVAGALLLTSCGDQTDKGSSTSEDTSSSAPLAAKLPEDIRKAGVIKVGSDIAYPPVEFMKDGKAAGIDPDIAAALGKQLGVRFDFQNGKFDQLIVGLQSKRFNVVMSAMSDTKDRQQGIDTDTKKKVGNGLDFVDYFTAGTSILVQKGNPKAIKTLDDLCGKVVALQKGTTSEGIAKTQSAKCEKDGKQAITLQTFDTDPEALLRLKQGASVADLNDFPVAAYNAKTSGDGKDFEVAGEQIEAGPYGIGVSKGNTQLQEALQAALNAIIKSGEYQKILEKWNVTDGAVTEAKINSGS from the coding sequence ATGACCGCAAGCACCACCCGTCGTACGACCGCCGCCTCGTCCCGGATTGCCGCGGTCGGCGCGATCGCGGTCGCCGGTGCCCTGCTGCTCACGAGCTGCGGAGACCAGACAGACAAGGGCAGCAGCACCTCGGAGGACACCTCGTCGTCGGCACCGCTGGCCGCCAAGCTCCCGGAGGACATTCGCAAGGCGGGTGTGATCAAGGTCGGCTCGGACATCGCCTACCCGCCGGTCGAGTTCATGAAGGACGGCAAGGCCGCGGGCATCGACCCCGACATCGCGGCTGCCCTCGGCAAGCAGCTCGGCGTGCGGTTCGACTTCCAGAACGGCAAGTTCGACCAGCTCATCGTGGGCCTGCAGTCCAAGCGCTTCAACGTGGTCATGTCGGCGATGAGCGACACCAAGGACCGTCAGCAAGGCATCGACACCGACACCAAGAAGAAGGTCGGCAACGGCCTCGACTTCGTCGACTACTTCACCGCCGGCACCTCGATCCTGGTCCAGAAGGGCAACCCCAAGGCCATCAAGACCCTGGACGACCTCTGCGGCAAGGTCGTGGCGTTGCAGAAGGGCACCACGTCCGAGGGCATCGCCAAGACCCAGAGTGCCAAGTGTGAGAAGGACGGCAAGCAGGCCATCACGCTCCAGACCTTCGACACCGACCCGGAGGCGCTGCTCCGCCTGAAGCAGGGCGCGTCCGTCGCCGACCTCAACGACTTCCCGGTCGCCGCGTACAACGCGAAGACCTCGGGCGACGGCAAGGACTTCGAGGTCGCGGGCGAGCAGATCGAGGCAGGCCCGTACGGCATCGGCGTCAGCAAGGGCAACACCCAGCTGCAGGAAGCCCTCCAGGCGGCCTTGAACGCGATCATCAAGAGCGGCGAGTACCAGAAGATCCTGGAGAAGTGGAACGTCACGGACGGCGCGGTGACCGAGGCCAAGATCAACAGCGGTTCCTGA
- a CDS encoding NADP-dependent malic enzyme, whose protein sequence is MAAEIVNPRSDSSTDQGSAEEPFDPAFALHRGGKMAVQATVPIRDRDDLSLAYTPGVAKVCTAIAENPDLVHDYTWKSQVVAVVTDGTAVLGLGDIGPEASLPVMEGKAILFKQFGGVDAVPIALATTDTDEIIETVVRLAPSFGGVNLEDISAPRCFEIERRLQEALDIPVFHDDQHGTAVVTLAALRNAAKLTGRTLGELRGVISGAGAAGVAIAKFLLEAGLGDVAVADRKGIVSRDRQDLTDVKRELAEITNKAGLSGSLETALAGADVFIGVSGGTVPEPAVASMAPGAFVFAMANPNPEVHPDIAHKYASVVATGRSDYPNQINNVLAFPGIFAGALQVRASRITEGMKIAAANALADVVGDQLAADYVIPSPFDERVAPAVTAAVAAAARAEGVARR, encoded by the coding sequence ATGGCAGCGGAGATCGTCAATCCTCGCAGCGACAGCAGTACCGACCAGGGCTCCGCGGAGGAGCCCTTCGATCCGGCCTTCGCCCTGCACCGGGGCGGCAAGATGGCCGTGCAGGCCACCGTGCCCATCCGGGACCGGGACGACCTGTCCCTGGCCTACACGCCGGGTGTGGCGAAGGTGTGCACCGCGATCGCGGAGAACCCCGACCTGGTCCACGACTACACCTGGAAGTCCCAGGTCGTCGCCGTGGTCACGGACGGTACGGCCGTGCTCGGACTGGGTGACATCGGCCCCGAGGCGTCCCTCCCCGTGATGGAGGGCAAGGCCATCCTCTTCAAGCAGTTCGGCGGGGTCGACGCGGTGCCCATCGCGCTCGCGACCACCGACACGGACGAGATCATCGAGACCGTGGTGCGCCTGGCGCCGTCCTTCGGCGGAGTGAACCTGGAGGACATCTCCGCGCCGCGCTGCTTCGAGATCGAGCGGCGCCTGCAGGAGGCCCTGGACATTCCGGTCTTCCACGACGACCAGCACGGCACCGCCGTGGTCACCCTCGCGGCGCTGCGCAACGCGGCGAAGCTCACCGGGCGCACGCTCGGCGAGCTGCGCGGTGTGATCTCCGGCGCCGGCGCGGCCGGTGTGGCCATCGCCAAGTTCCTCCTGGAGGCGGGCCTGGGCGATGTGGCGGTCGCCGACCGCAAGGGCATCGTCAGCCGGGACCGCCAGGACCTGACCGACGTCAAGCGCGAGCTCGCGGAGATCACCAACAAGGCGGGCCTGTCCGGCTCCCTGGAGACCGCCCTGGCCGGCGCGGACGTCTTCATCGGCGTCTCCGGCGGGACGGTCCCCGAGCCCGCGGTGGCCTCGATGGCGCCCGGCGCGTTCGTGTTCGCCATGGCCAACCCGAACCCGGAGGTCCACCCGGACATCGCGCACAAGTACGCGTCGGTGGTCGCCACGGGCCGTTCGGACTACCCGAACCAGATCAACAACGTGCTGGCGTTCCCGGGCATCTTCGCGGGCGCCCTCCAGGTCCGGGCCTCCCGGATCACCGAGGGCATGAAGATCGCGGCGGCCAACGCGCTGGCCGACGTCGTCGGCGACCAGCTGGCCGCGGACTACGTGATCCCGTCGCCGTTCGACGAGCGGGTGGCCCCGGCCGTCACGGCGGCGGTCGCCGCCGCGGCGCGGGCGGAGGGCGTGGCCCGGCGCTGA
- the sodN gene encoding superoxide dismutase, Ni: MLSRLFAPKVKVSAHCDLPCGVYDPAQARIEAESVKAVQEKFQANEDPHFRARAVVIKEQRAELAKHHVSVLWSDYFKPPHFEKYPQLHQLVNDTLKALSAAKASTDPKTGEKALELIAEIDRIFWETKKA, from the coding sequence ATGCTTTCCCGCCTGTTTGCCCCCAAGGTGAAGGTCAGCGCCCACTGCGACCTGCCCTGCGGCGTGTACGACCCGGCCCAGGCCCGCATCGAGGCCGAGTCGGTCAAGGCCGTCCAGGAGAAGTTCCAGGCCAACGAGGACCCGCACTTCCGTGCGCGTGCCGTGGTCATCAAGGAGCAGCGTGCGGAGCTCGCGAAGCACCACGTCTCGGTGCTCTGGAGCGACTACTTCAAGCCCCCGCACTTCGAGAAGTACCCCCAGCTCCACCAGCTGGTCAACGACACCCTGAAGGCCCTCTCGGCCGCCAAGGCGTCGACGGACCCGAAGACCGGCGAGAAGGCGCTCGAGCTCATCGCCGAGATCGACCGCATCTTCTGGGAGACGAAGAAGGCGTAA
- a CDS encoding amino acid ABC transporter ATP-binding protein, whose translation MSSLAKDIAPSATGRPMVRAEGVHKSFGLAHILKGIDLEVNPREVFCLIGPSGSGKSTFLRCINHLEKISAGRLYVDGELVGYRQKGDRLYELKEAEVAAQRRDIGMVFQRFNLFPHMTALENVMEAPVQVKRESKAVARERAERLLDRVGLGDRKGHYPAQLSGGQQQRVAIARALAMEPKLMLFDEPTSALDPELVGEVLDVMRDLAEDGMTMIVVTHEMGFAREVGDSLVFMDDGVVVESGHPRDVLTNPQHDRTKSFLSKVL comes from the coding sequence ATGAGCAGTCTCGCCAAGGACATCGCCCCCAGCGCCACCGGCCGCCCCATGGTCCGGGCCGAGGGTGTCCACAAGTCCTTCGGACTCGCGCACATCCTCAAGGGCATCGACCTGGAGGTGAACCCGCGGGAAGTCTTCTGCCTGATCGGCCCCTCGGGCTCGGGCAAGTCGACCTTCCTGCGGTGCATCAACCACCTGGAGAAGATCAGCGCCGGACGACTGTACGTCGACGGCGAACTGGTCGGCTACCGCCAGAAGGGTGACCGGCTCTACGAGCTGAAGGAGGCGGAGGTCGCGGCACAGCGGCGGGACATCGGCATGGTGTTCCAGCGCTTCAACCTCTTCCCGCACATGACGGCGCTGGAAAACGTCATGGAAGCTCCGGTCCAGGTCAAGCGTGAGTCGAAGGCCGTCGCCCGCGAGCGTGCGGAGCGGCTGCTCGACCGGGTGGGCCTGGGCGACCGCAAGGGCCACTACCCCGCGCAGCTCTCCGGCGGCCAGCAGCAGCGCGTCGCCATCGCCCGCGCGCTGGCGATGGAACCCAAGCTGATGCTGTTCGACGAGCCCACATCGGCGCTCGACCCGGAGCTGGTCGGCGAGGTCCTCGACGTCATGCGGGACCTGGCCGAGGACGGCATGACCATGATCGTGGTAACCCACGAGATGGGCTTCGCCCGCGAGGTCGGCGACTCGCTGGTCTTCATGGACGACGGCGTGGTGGTGGAATCAGGACATCCCAGGGACGTCCTGACGAATCCGCAGCACGACCGGACGAAGTCGTTCCTGTCCAAGGTCCTCTGA
- a CDS encoding amino acid ABC transporter permease: protein MTDTVDKTPAPSVPPEQIKAIPVRHYGRWVAGAAVLAVLVLVGIAFSNAKINYDVIPDYLTDDLILSGVWHTLYISVLAMVLGLALGVVLAVMRMSSNPVTSTVAWFYVWFFRGTPVLVQLLLWYNIALVFPILNLGFYKDEMNDVMTPFLAALLGLGLNEAAYMSEIVRAGIQSVDEGQTEASHALGMTQGKTLRRVILPQAMRVIVPPTGNEFINMLKTSSLAYAVQFNELIKRSQDVSSTSLAVVEMYFVASIWYLILTSIFSVGQYYLERRYARGSTRNLPPTPLQRLRKNLRLFGSFRRPEVAR from the coding sequence TTGACTGACACTGTCGACAAGACTCCGGCACCCTCCGTGCCGCCGGAGCAGATCAAAGCCATCCCGGTGCGCCACTACGGCCGCTGGGTGGCCGGGGCGGCGGTTCTCGCCGTCCTCGTGCTCGTCGGAATCGCGTTCTCCAATGCGAAGATCAACTATGACGTCATCCCGGACTACCTCACGGACGACCTGATCCTGTCCGGCGTCTGGCACACGCTCTACATCTCCGTGCTCGCCATGGTGCTCGGACTGGCCCTGGGCGTGGTCCTCGCGGTGATGCGGATGTCGTCGAACCCGGTCACCAGCACGGTGGCCTGGTTCTACGTCTGGTTCTTCCGCGGCACCCCGGTCCTGGTGCAGTTGCTCCTCTGGTACAACATCGCCCTGGTGTTCCCCATCCTGAACCTGGGGTTCTACAAGGACGAGATGAACGACGTGATGACGCCGTTCCTCGCCGCGCTGCTCGGTCTCGGCCTGAACGAGGCCGCGTACATGTCAGAGATCGTCCGGGCGGGCATCCAGTCCGTCGACGAGGGCCAGACGGAGGCCTCGCATGCCCTCGGCATGACTCAGGGCAAGACGCTGCGCCGGGTGATCCTGCCGCAGGCCATGCGGGTCATCGTGCCGCCGACCGGCAACGAGTTCATCAACATGCTGAAGACGTCGTCGCTCGCCTACGCCGTCCAGTTCAACGAACTCATCAAGCGCTCCCAGGATGTGTCCAGCACCTCACTGGCCGTGGTCGAGATGTATTTCGTGGCATCCATCTGGTACCTGATCCTGACCAGCATCTTCAGCGTCGGCCAGTACTACCTGGAGCGCCGCTACGCCCGCGGTTCCACACGTAACCTTCCGCCGACCCCGCTGCAGCGCCTGCGGAAGAACCTGCGCCTGTTCGGTTCGTTCCGGCGCCCGGAGGTGGCTCGATGA
- a CDS encoding cellulase family glycosylhydrolase, translated as MRTNKFLAAVGCCAVLAVGAGVPAAHAREAGAIPRLTDERGRELTLRGWNVEDKAHRGDQALSAITERTFRDLRAHGFGFARLLVFWDDLEPVRGQYSEAYLQKIRRVLDWAHRYDVQVVIDAHQDVFGPAFGHRGIPGWATRTDGLPFTPHPDDWFSEYYEPAVQRAFTHLYGDEDLRKAQAAMWQVLARRFAHHPAVLGYDLINEPMGEFREGEDPATAARRIEAEQLTPMYNRLARAVRSADRRHWVFVEPTPAVGEGVPTGLGKIKDPKAVYAPHFYNTAMEAGADYDPSAGWIASYESAVTAYPKKYGMPVVVGEWGPLNSELPHMARFYTDALASLARYTSGWAGYVWCYGGGYCAADAQGALRGNKALTATPYARAVAGRVRSQAYDPSTRTYRIVYVAGRGTTELSVPSAARRWRVRVEGPGSVRGLSVRAVAGATVTVTVAPRA; from the coding sequence TTGCGTACGAACAAGTTCCTTGCCGCAGTGGGTTGTTGCGCGGTGCTCGCGGTCGGGGCGGGGGTGCCCGCCGCCCATGCCCGGGAGGCGGGCGCCATCCCCCGGCTCACCGACGAGCGGGGGCGCGAGCTCACGCTCCGGGGCTGGAACGTGGAGGACAAGGCGCACCGGGGCGACCAGGCGCTCTCCGCGATCACCGAGCGGACCTTCCGCGACCTGCGGGCGCACGGCTTCGGCTTCGCCCGGCTGCTGGTCTTCTGGGACGACCTGGAGCCGGTGCGGGGGCAGTACAGCGAGGCGTACCTCCAGAAGATCCGACGGGTCCTGGACTGGGCGCACCGGTACGACGTCCAGGTGGTGATCGACGCCCACCAGGACGTCTTCGGCCCGGCGTTCGGCCATCGGGGCATACCCGGGTGGGCGACGCGGACGGACGGGCTGCCGTTCACCCCGCACCCGGACGACTGGTTCTCCGAGTACTACGAGCCCGCCGTGCAGCGGGCGTTCACGCATCTGTACGGGGACGAGGACCTGCGGAAGGCGCAGGCCGCGATGTGGCAGGTGCTGGCGCGGCGGTTCGCGCACCACCCGGCGGTCCTCGGCTACGACCTGATCAACGAGCCGATGGGCGAGTTCCGCGAGGGGGAGGACCCGGCGACGGCGGCGCGCCGGATCGAGGCCGAGCAGCTCACGCCGATGTACAACCGCCTGGCCCGGGCGGTGCGTTCGGCGGACCGGCGGCACTGGGTCTTCGTGGAGCCCACCCCGGCGGTGGGGGAGGGCGTGCCGACGGGCCTGGGGAAGATCAAGGACCCCAAGGCGGTGTACGCGCCGCACTTCTACAACACCGCGATGGAGGCGGGCGCGGACTACGACCCGTCGGCGGGCTGGATCGCGTCGTACGAGTCCGCGGTGACGGCCTATCCGAAGAAGTACGGGATGCCGGTGGTGGTGGGCGAGTGGGGACCGCTCAACAGCGAACTCCCGCACATGGCCCGCTTCTACACCGACGCGCTCGCCTCGCTGGCGCGCTACACCTCCGGCTGGGCGGGCTATGTCTGGTGCTACGGAGGCGGCTACTGCGCCGCCGACGCGCAGGGAGCGCTGCGCGGCAACAAGGCGCTGACCGCCACGCCGTACGCGCGGGCGGTGGCGGGGCGGGTGCGGTCGCAGGCGTACGACCCGTCGACGCGGACGTATCGGATCGTGTACGTGGCGGGGCGCGGCACCACGGAGCTGTCGGTGCCGTCGGCGGCTCGGAGGTGGCGGGTCCGGGTCGAGGGGCCGGGGTCGGTCCGGGGGCTCTCGGTGCGGGCGGTGGCGGGGGCGACGGTGACCGTGACGGTGGCGCCCCGCGCCTGA
- a CDS encoding ABATE domain-containing protein: MQLAYYSDYAVRLVNTEEPARNKDSLTTVEVIRELFGSESTTARRATEADVPRLRAVRARLRAVFESADAGEEVQAVDLLNSLLLEFPVSPQVSGHDHRDEDGSPLWHMHLADHTSNATAGYAALASMGLAFHLTEYGVDRLGLCQAAPCRNAYLDTSTNRSRRYCSDRCATRANVAAYRARKRLETDRSANTGRTAETSQDSSTPTER, from the coding sequence ATGCAACTGGCCTACTACTCGGACTACGCCGTGCGCCTGGTCAACACCGAGGAGCCGGCCCGTAACAAGGACTCCCTGACGACGGTCGAGGTGATCCGCGAGCTGTTCGGCTCCGAGTCGACGACGGCCCGGCGCGCGACCGAGGCGGACGTGCCGCGGCTGCGGGCGGTCCGGGCGCGGCTGCGGGCGGTCTTCGAGTCGGCGGACGCGGGCGAGGAGGTCCAGGCGGTGGACCTGCTCAACTCGCTCCTCCTGGAGTTCCCGGTCAGCCCGCAGGTCTCCGGGCACGACCACCGGGACGAGGACGGCAGCCCGCTGTGGCACATGCACCTGGCCGACCACACCTCGAACGCGACGGCGGGCTACGCGGCGCTCGCCTCGATGGGCCTGGCCTTCCACCTGACGGAGTACGGCGTGGACCGCCTCGGCCTGTGCCAGGCAGCGCCCTGCCGCAACGCCTACCTCGACACCTCCACCAACCGCTCCCGGCGCTACTGCTCGGACCGGTGCGCGACCCGGGCGAACGTGGCCGCCTACCGGGCGCGCAAGCGCCTGGAGACCGACCGGTCGGCGAACACCGGCCGCACCGCCGAGACCAGCCAGGACAGCAGCACGCCGACCGAGCGCTGA
- a CDS encoding MBL fold metallo-hydrolase, producing MIDFLGAPDTPTLPTHWHAGHPSPKHDPAPEIQIHHATPHTVLLRQNKSVHFEAPFLFLLFGNERALLLDTGASPDPAHFPLRATVDALVDDWLARNPRPQYGLLVAHTHGHGDHIAADGQFADRPDTTVVPPGLDDVVRHFGFEDWPHKSVELDLGGRVLDLIPGPGHHPAAVVFYDRHTATLLTGDSLYPGRLYVDDATAYAETADRLIGFCATRPVAHVLGCHIEMTTTPDEDYPRGTTYQPDEPPLQLTAAHLHTLRRALAETDGHPGSHPYGDFILVHRD from the coding sequence GTGATCGACTTCCTCGGCGCCCCCGACACCCCCACCCTGCCCACCCATTGGCACGCGGGCCACCCCTCCCCCAAACACGACCCCGCCCCCGAGATCCAGATCCACCACGCCACCCCCCACACCGTCCTCCTCCGCCAGAACAAGTCCGTCCACTTCGAGGCCCCCTTCCTCTTCCTCCTCTTCGGGAATGAGCGCGCCCTCCTCCTGGACACCGGCGCCAGCCCCGACCCCGCCCACTTCCCGCTCCGCGCGACCGTCGACGCCCTGGTCGACGACTGGCTGGCCCGCAACCCTCGCCCGCAATACGGACTGCTCGTCGCCCACACCCACGGCCACGGCGACCACATCGCCGCCGACGGACAGTTCGCGGACCGCCCGGACACCACCGTCGTCCCGCCCGGACTCGACGACGTGGTCCGGCACTTCGGGTTCGAGGACTGGCCGCACAAGAGCGTCGAGCTCGACCTCGGCGGGCGCGTCCTCGACCTGATCCCCGGCCCCGGCCACCACCCCGCCGCCGTCGTCTTCTACGACCGGCACACCGCGACCCTGCTGACCGGCGACTCGCTCTACCCGGGACGGCTGTACGTCGACGACGCCACCGCGTACGCCGAAACCGCCGACCGGCTGATCGGCTTCTGCGCCACCCGCCCCGTCGCCCACGTCCTCGGCTGCCACATCGAGATGACCACCACCCCGGACGAGGACTACCCCCGGGGCACCACCTACCAGCCGGACGAGCCGCCGCTCCAGCTCACCGCCGCGCATCTGCACACCCTGCGCCGCGCGCTCGCCGAGACCGACGGCCACCCGGGCTCGCATCCGTACGGGGACTTCATCCTCGTACACCGCGATTGA
- a CDS encoding VOC family protein: protein MAPLEPPYTRLLVERYEPTFHFYAAVLPKLSGCSLARGTEGSGYASWDDCEGRTTFALFSRAAMAAAVGEENVPVGASVVIRVDGPEALDAGVELCASAGATVVAPAQDRPQWGPTMRAAHLHDPDGNLVELQTY from the coding sequence ATGGCACCTCTCGAACCCCCTTACACCCGGCTCCTGGTGGAGCGATACGAGCCGACCTTCCACTTCTACGCGGCCGTGCTGCCCAAGCTGAGCGGATGCTCGCTGGCGCGCGGGACCGAGGGGTCGGGGTACGCGAGTTGGGACGACTGTGAGGGGCGTACGACGTTCGCGCTGTTCTCGCGGGCCGCGATGGCCGCGGCCGTCGGCGAGGAGAACGTGCCCGTGGGCGCGTCCGTCGTCATCCGTGTGGACGGGCCCGAGGCGCTGGACGCCGGGGTCGAGCTCTGCGCCTCCGCCGGCGCCACCGTGGTCGCTCCGGCGCAGGACCGGCCGCAGTGGGGGCCGACCATGCGGGCCGCCCATCTGCACGACCCCGACGGCAATCTGGTGGAGCTCCAGACGTACTGA
- a CDS encoding GntR family transcriptional regulator, with amino-acid sequence MLFRVDPASAVALGDQIAASVRRAIAEGTVEPGERLPAARVLADSLGVNVHTVLRGYQRLREEGLIELRRGRGAVVVEATSSRARAGLLVRVRELAQEARRLGLTEDELVDLVRTGLR; translated from the coding sequence ATGCTGTTCCGGGTGGACCCGGCGTCCGCGGTGGCGCTGGGCGACCAGATCGCCGCGTCGGTGCGCCGCGCCATCGCCGAGGGCACGGTGGAGCCGGGCGAGCGCCTGCCCGCCGCCCGCGTCCTGGCCGACTCGCTGGGCGTCAACGTCCACACGGTCCTGCGCGGCTACCAGCGGCTGCGCGAGGAGGGCCTGATCGAGCTGCGGCGGGGCCGGGGCGCGGTGGTGGTCGAGGCGACCTCGTCCCGCGCCCGGGCCGGGCTGCTGGTGCGGGTGCGCGAACTGGCGCAGGAGGCCCGGCGGTTGGGCCTGACCGAGGACGAGCTCGTGGACCTGGTCCGCACGGGCCTGCGGTGA